The Arachis hypogaea cultivar Tifrunner chromosome 16, arahy.Tifrunner.gnm2.J5K5, whole genome shotgun sequence genome contains a region encoding:
- the LOC112755023 gene encoding mitochondrial phosphate carrier protein 3, mitochondrial: MAFSADSSRRNSLIPSFLYSSSSSAKTLSFQKILTSPSSSPAAAPSGGNGGAFMIPSPSEPGKIEMYSPAFYAACTAGGILSCGLTHMAVTPLDLVKCNMQIDPAKYKSISSGFGVLLKEQGVRGFFRGWVPTLLGYSAQGACKFGFYEFFKKYYSDLAGPEYATKYKTLIYLAGSASAEVIADIALCPFEAVKVRVQTQPGFARGLADGLPKFVRSEGTLGLYKGLVPLWGRQIPYTMMKFASFETIVEMIYKHAIPTPKNECSKSLQLGVSFAGGYVAGVFCAIVSHPADNLVSFLNNAKGATVGDAVQKLGLWGLFTRGLPLRIVMIGTLTGAQWGIYDAFKVFVGLPTTGGPAPSAVPTPTGAELAKA; this comes from the exons ATGGCTTTCTCAGCAGACTCTTCTCGCCGCAACTCCCTCATCCCTTCCTTCCTctactcttcctcctcctccgccAAAACCCTATCCTTCCAGAAGATTCTCACCTCCCCCTCCTCCTCTCCCGCCGCAGCACCTTCCGGCGGCAACGGTGGCGCCTTCATGATTCCCTCTCCCAGCGAGCCCGGCAAGATCGAGATGTACTCTCCGGCCTTCTACGCCGCCTGTACCGCCGGCGGAATCCTCAGCTGTGGTCTCACTCACATGGCCGTCACTCCTCTTGACCTCGTCAAGTGTAATATGCAG ATTGACCCTGCCAAGTACAAGAGTATCTCCTCTGGTTTTGGAGTTCTGCTGAAGGAGCAGGGAGTCAGAGGCTTCTTCAGGGGATGGGTGCCAACTTTGCTTGGTTATAGTGCTCAAGGTGCTTGCAAGTTTGGATTTTATGAATTCTTCAAAAAGTACTACTCTGATCTGGCTGGCCCAGAATATGCAACCAAGTACAAGACCTTGATCTACCTTGCTGGTTCTGCATCTGCTGAGGTTATTGCTGATATTGCACTTTGCCCATTTGAGGCCGTGAAGGTCCGTGTTCAAACTCAGCCCGGCTTTGCTAGGGGTCTGGCTGATGGGTTGCCGAAGTTTGTCAGATCTGAAGGAACCTTGGG ATTGTACAAGGGATTGGTGCCTCTGTGGGGACGACAAATTCCAT ACACAATGATGAAATTTGCTTCTTTTGAGACCATTGTGGAGATGATCTACAAGCATGCCATCCCCACACCAAAGAATGAGTGCAGCAAAAGTCTCCAACTCGGTGTGAGTTTTGCTGGTGGATATGTTGCGGGTGTGTTCTGTGCCATTGTGTCACATCCTGCCGATAACCTTGTCTCTTTCCTCAACAATGCCAAGGGAGCAACCGTTGGTGAT GCTGTGCAGAAGCTTGGTTTGTGGGGTCTCTTCACCCGAGGTCTCCCACTGCGTATTGTTATGATTGGAACACTTACAGGAGCTCAATGGGGAATATATGATGCCTTCAAGGTCTTCGTGGGACT GCCAACCACTGGTGGTCCTGCTCCTTCTGCTGTTCCTACCCCCACCGGTGCTGAGCTTGCAAAGGCTTAG